From one Shewanella sp. GD04112 genomic stretch:
- the rnhB gene encoding ribonuclease HII, giving the protein MAVFKTLTDADIATFSTGLVAGVDEVGRGPLVGDVVTAAVILDPNRPIAGLNDSKKLSEKRREALFDEICEKALSYHVGRASPAEIDELNILHATMLAMQRAVAGLTRAPELVLVDGNRSPAFTHQGLSLTSHSIVKGDGLIASISAASIIAKVTRDREMDALDAAYPQYGFAKHKGYPTKAHFDAIAEHGVFDQYRKSFKPVKALLER; this is encoded by the coding sequence TAAGACGTTGACCGACGCCGATATCGCCACCTTCTCAACAGGTTTAGTGGCGGGCGTGGATGAAGTCGGCCGTGGCCCGCTGGTGGGCGATGTGGTCACCGCTGCGGTGATCCTCGATCCCAATCGTCCCATTGCTGGCTTAAATGACTCTAAAAAACTCAGCGAGAAGCGCCGCGAGGCCTTGTTCGATGAGATTTGTGAAAAAGCCTTGAGTTATCATGTGGGGCGGGCCAGTCCAGCGGAAATCGATGAGCTGAATATTCTTCATGCCACAATGCTTGCGATGCAGCGCGCGGTAGCGGGGCTTACACGTGCGCCCGAGTTAGTTTTAGTCGATGGAAATCGCAGCCCGGCGTTTACGCACCAGGGGCTATCTCTGACAAGTCATAGCATAGTCAAAGGTGATGGCCTGATTGCGAGTATCAGTGCGGCGTCAATTATTGCCAAAGTGACCCGCGATCGGGAAATGGATGCCCTCGATGCGGCCTATCCCCAGTATGGATTTGCTAAGCATAAGGGGTATCCGACTAAGGCGCATTTTGACGCCATCGCCGAGCACGGCGTGTTCGACCAATATCGTAAAAGTTTCAAACCCGTCA